The DNA window AGGATTAATACACCCCCACCTAATATGTCTGCATATTTTCCTACAAACTGGCCCATAAATTTACCTAAGTACACGCCAACAAGAGAAATACCAAAAGTAATGACCCCAATCATAGTGGAAGCTTCCCATACATTAATAGGTAAAAAAGCAAAGGTTAAGCCTACTGCCATGGCATCAAGGCTAGTGGCTACGGAAAGCATAATCATTTCCCAAGCACCTAAAAACTGTTTATCATCGTCTTCTTCATCGTCGTCACTGAGTCCTTCTCGAATCATAGCAATACCTAAATAGCCAAGAAGTCCAAAGATAATCCAATGATCCCATTCAGATATAACATCGATAAACTGGCGTCCAATGAGCCATCCCATAACAGGCATGAGAAACTGGAATAACCCAAATAAGAATGCCAATGTAACCTTTCGGCCATTTTCACCTACCGGCATTGATAAACCTTTACCAATCGATACACCAAAGGCATCCATGGCTAGACCAATACTAATTAATATAATTTCAAATACAGACACGAAACTCACCTATAAAAACTACTTACTTATTCTGCTACTGCCATCAAAGAATATCCTTCTCGGCTAATTTGTGAATTCACTACAATCGAAATCTTACGCCCTATAGAATCGCCTAACTCCTCAAGGACAGCCTTAGTTAAGTATTGGGCTACCTCTGGATGTACTTCGATTTCTAGATTAGATTTAATGCGACCTGATTTAAACAGCTCACGTATACGACGGATAATTTGCATGTATACAGTTCTACCTGACAACATGTATCCAGTGCCTCCACATTGAGGACATGTATCAAACATCAAAGTTTGCAAACCTTGACGGGCACGCTTTCTAGTCATCTCCACAAGACCAAGCGAACTAATACCACATACCACTGTTTTCATCTTATCTAACTTGGCCTGTGCGCTCAACAATTTTAACAACTCTTGTTGATGGGACTTATCCTTCATATCGATAAAATCGACGACGATAATACCACCAATATCACGCAATCGCAATTGTCGACAAATTTCCTTTGCCGCCTCTTTATTGACTGTAAAAGCCAGATCTTCTAACTTATTAGACTTACCTGTGTAATGAGCCGAGTTTACATCAAATACGGTGAGAGCCTCCGTATGATCAATACGGATAGAGCCACCGGAAGGTAGATTGATATCACGAGAGATAAGATCTTCTAATTGTGGTTCAATATGATTAGCTTTAAAGATAGGTGTGCTACCACGGTGACGTGT is part of the Veillonella sp. genome and encodes:
- a CDS encoding manganese efflux pump MntP family protein, whose amino-acid sequence is MSVFEIILISIGLAMDAFGVSIGKGLSMPVGENGRKVTLAFLFGLFQFLMPVMGWLIGRQFIDVISEWDHWIIFGLLGYLGIAMIREGLSDDDEEDDDKQFLGAWEMIMLSVATSLDAMAVGLTFAFLPINVWEASTMIGVITFGISLVGVYLGKFMGQFVGKYADILGGGVLILIGTKILLQHLGIIGEF